One Bythopirellula goksoeyrii genomic window, GGACCGAAGTCCAAACCTCGGGCTTGAACGTTACGCACTCTTTGTCTGGGGTTCGCTGAACAGCTTTTCGCGGCCATCGACCACGTCGTCGGTCAACATATAACGATTGCCACGCGGTTGGTCAGGAAGGTCGTACATAATGTCGAGCATGACATTCTCGATGATCGATCGCAGACCCCAAACCACCCTGATGCTATAAAACAGGCTTTACTATTCGCTTACGGGCAGCCAGTTCATGCGTTGAAAGGGGTTTGTGATTGTCCAAACCTTGCAATTCAAGCCTCACTCCTGCATTTTCAAAATCATGTTGCAAATCGTGTAGTTTCTCCATGACGGTATGGTCAACAAACTTGGTCTCGGAAAGGTCAAGTGTGACATTCTTTTTTTCTGTGATGCCAAGTCTGACTAGTTGTCGCCGAAAAATAATCCAGTTGCTAAAAACTGCTGAGTAACGCGCACGAACTACAGCCTGGTTGTCCGACTCAAGTTCAATGTCCAGATACGGTTTCATCAAAGAGTGAATTGGCACTCCATTGAAGAGGTGAATAACGAGCTTCACACCGATGCCAATGAGGATACCAATCAGTAGATCCGTCGCAAGGACGCCCACCAGGGTAGAAACGAATATCAGGAGTTGTTCTTTGCCAATCGAGTAGATGTGAAAGAATTCCCGGGGATGAGTAAGGCGGAATCCGGTGTAGATTAGCATCGCCGCCAAGGCGGCCAGGGGAATGCGGTGCAACCACATGGGAATCAATGCTACACACAGAAGCAGGAACACACCGTGCCACATGTCGGCAAAGCGAGTGCGAGCACCATTGTCGATATTCGCTTTGCTGCGCACGATTTCTGAAATCATCGGTAAGCCTCCGACAAGAGAGGAACAGAGATTGCCCACCCCGACCGCGAGAATATCGCAATTCATATTAGTCTTGCGTTTCCATGGATCGATGATGTCCACGGCTTTTGCGCTCAAAATAGATTCTAGGCTACCGATGACAAAAAACATAAGTACCCACTTTATAGCTTCCCCACGGTGTTCACTATCGAAGGCAGAGAAGTCGGGAGTTGCGATATAGTCAAACATACCAAAAACGCGATCAGGCATATTGACAAGGAAAGACTCACCGAGCTCGTAGGTATGCCCGTGGAAGGAATAAGTATGGGCATGCATTAGGTCAAAATACATACCTAGTGGAACGGTCGCGAGAATGACCACCAGCGCGGCCGGTACGGACTTGAGCCAGGCAATCGCCTTCTGTCCAAGTGGCCAGAGAAACATGATCAGCACACCACATACCCCCACGAGAGCAATTTCTGGATTCATGTCCTGAAAATATTGTGGGATGTTCTCAATCATTTCCAGCGGTTCCCCGCGCGCCTGCACACCCAGAGCCACGGGTAATTGCTTGACGATAATAATGACGCCGATCGCGGCCAACATGCCATGAACCGCTGAGAGGGGGAAAAACTCACCCAGTACACCAGCCTTGAGCAATCCAAAGATGATTTGCAGAATGGCAGCCACGACCCCTACCGCCAACGCCATTTTGTAGGCTGTCATGTCGGTTTGGCTAAAGCCACCGATGGCACCGTCACCGCCAAATCCTTCGACGCAGCCAATGGCAATGACGATCAAACCTGCTGCCGGACCCTTGATCGTTAGTTCTGAGTTGCTGATGAAAGTCGTTAAGATAGATCCTACGATCGCCGTAAAAATGCCGGCAATCGCCGGATACCCACAAGCCAAAGAGATGCCCAGGCACAGTGGCAACGCAATCAGAAAAACCAGAAAGCCTGAGAGCATGTCATACTTAATGTACTTGGCAAACCCGTCAGCGTTGCCGACGGGCTTTTCAAGAGGGATCGGAGACGAAGCGGTTTCATTTGTAGCCATGTAATTACTCTTCCATGCAAATGTGGTTAATGAGAAGTCGCTCTAACCGCAACTTCATGGATATTTACAGATGGGGGAGTCTGTTCTGGAATGGATTCTCGAAACTTTAGACGGGCTATGATTTCCGTAGCAGCATGATAGCGCGATGCAACCCCCGGCTGGGGTATGAGACCCCCTCCGAGTATCAATGCTGAAAGTATCAACATCGCGAAACGCTCTCTCCAGCGCGCTTTGATTGAAATTGATGTCGTATGTTGAGTTCCCGTGAACAATTTGAAGTATGCCTGTAGCACGGCGATGCTGTTCAAGGCGGCCGCCAAGACTACCAAAACACCCACCAGAGGACTGACTGCGACGGCACTTTCCAAGAGCAACTCTGCTCCAATGAAACCGACCGTGCCAGGAAAGCCAATACTTGCCAGCCCCGTCAGCAAAAAGAATACAGCAAGCGATGGCATGTGTTCGTAGAGACCGTGGTAGTCTGCTAAAGAGAGACGTCCCGACCTCGCTTCGAGTGCCCTAAGGGTGAGTCCGAGTCCCGCCAGTGACATCCCCACCGAGAGCCACACACACAGCCCACCGGTCAAACCAATTGGCGTGGCGACTTCCAAACCGACCAACACCAACGAAGCGTGGCTCAGAAACAAGTAACAGAAAAACCGCCGAGCCTCATACTGCACCAATGCCATGCCAGCGGCATAGACAGCAGTAGTAAGGGAAAGCAAGGCAATGCATTGCAAAGCCCACTCAGGAGAAACGGGCAGCACTAATCTCACCGCGGCATAGGCACCCGACATCGGTGCTACGAACAGGAGAGCCGTGCCTAGGCTTGCGTTCTCAAACAAGTCCGTCATCCAGCAATGTAGCGGAGCAACCCCGCTACGAATCAATACCGCCAGGGACAACATGCCGATTGCCAAATTCTTCATCATAGGGCTAGCAGCGGGGAGAATGAGCCACCCGGCGATCAGCAACCCCGAGCAGAGCAGCATATGCGATGTAAAGACACGAGTCGATCGGCCACGCGCACGCAATTCGAACCAAGGTGGTATTACTTGAGCACTCAGCAGTGCGATGATACCCCATGGCTCGCGACAACTCAAAAGAGCCAGTAAGAGTGAAAGGGAGACCAGATTCCAAGCAAAAGGGAACCGCCGACTCTTGGTCTTCATGGTAGTAAGTGTGACTAGAAAAAACAAAAGAGCCGCAAGCGGAATCAATGGCGCACTTAGTTCATCCACGACGATCGCATCGGGCCCCATAATCGGAGTCACGAAGTCCCAATGATCATGAGCCTCAAAAGTGTGGAGTGAATTAAAATCCTGCCACTCTCCCACGGTGAAACACAACGCCGTGAACGTGAATACGATCGCTCGGCGCCAGGCCAGTTCAG contains:
- a CDS encoding SulP family inorganic anion transporter encodes the protein MATNETASSPIPLEKPVGNADGFAKYIKYDMLSGFLVFLIALPLCLGISLACGYPAIAGIFTAIVGSILTTFISNSELTIKGPAAGLIVIAIGCVEGFGGDGAIGGFSQTDMTAYKMALAVGVVAAILQIIFGLLKAGVLGEFFPLSAVHGMLAAIGVIIIVKQLPVALGVQARGEPLEMIENIPQYFQDMNPEIALVGVCGVLIMFLWPLGQKAIAWLKSVPAALVVILATVPLGMYFDLMHAHTYSFHGHTYELGESFLVNMPDRVFGMFDYIATPDFSAFDSEHRGEAIKWVLMFFVIGSLESILSAKAVDIIDPWKRKTNMNCDILAVGVGNLCSSLVGGLPMISEIVRSKANIDNGARTRFADMWHGVFLLLCVALIPMWLHRIPLAALAAMLIYTGFRLTHPREFFHIYSIGKEQLLIFVSTLVGVLATDLLIGILIGIGVKLVIHLFNGVPIHSLMKPYLDIELESDNQAVVRARYSAVFSNWIIFRRQLVRLGITEKKNVTLDLSETKFVDHTVMEKLHDLQHDFENAGVRLELQGLDNHKPLSTHELAARKRIVKPVL
- a CDS encoding proton-conducting transporter transmembrane domain-containing protein is translated as MFELHLPWLELAILTPFIGAVFVCRVRDPELAWRRAIVFTFTALCFTVGEWQDFNSLHTFEAHDHWDFVTPIMGPDAIVVDELSAPLIPLAALLFFLVTLTTMKTKSRRFPFAWNLVSLSLLLALLSCREPWGIIALLSAQVIPPWFELRARGRSTRVFTSHMLLCSGLLIAGWLILPAASPMMKNLAIGMLSLAVLIRSGVAPLHCWMTDLFENASLGTALLFVAPMSGAYAAVRLVLPVSPEWALQCIALLSLTTAVYAAGMALVQYEARRFFCYLFLSHASLVLVGLEVATPIGLTGGLCVWLSVGMSLAGLGLTLRALEARSGRLSLADYHGLYEHMPSLAVFFLLTGLASIGFPGTVGFIGAELLLESAVAVSPLVGVLVVLAAALNSIAVLQAYFKLFTGTQHTTSISIKARWRERFAMLILSALILGGGLIPQPGVASRYHAATEIIARLKFRESIPEQTPPSVNIHEVAVRATSH